One region of Streptomyces subrutilus genomic DNA includes:
- a CDS encoding DoxX family protein, protein MSVDTRTSGFDDQPALSMVKVPCDPAQVIVNHASFRVRLAPSPSARSKPANAPGRAPVLGGAVVAAAGATRRRAPVVWSGKAAPGDGAAMGGLLQAVREAGRGNDGYDGGATQVIPRLDLAHDLADDTLTTPTVIGQRTYGAPDETRPPAAVRDLPRGLAHGGGAPDPGTESRRGGDSRGQASYYPGRRMNLGVVLLPLRVFLGFISIYAGMGKLCDPVYFDGGERGSMVTWLHTLHPWALAEPLRDFALAHPVGAGLSVAFLQVIVGVLTVFGLWQRFAACFGALLSAALLMTVSWKTVPAYDAPDIIYLAAWSPLIIAGAPVYSLDGRLAGEAWRTLGPRSEIWRLRRRVLRRGALMAGVICGLTLLVGSLLGGAVRSTTVVTVPGPGQAPSNYLPGRPLPQEPARRPQQQSPQQPAKSAQPSASASEPAAKSGKGASGGPARETAGTGSQSPSATKGATGRQTPRSTPRQSAPQKPPASSGSTTGGSSTPTRQPGLVGGLLG, encoded by the coding sequence GTCAACCACGCCAGCTTCCGCGTGCGGCTCGCACCGAGCCCGAGCGCGCGTTCCAAGCCCGCGAACGCCCCCGGCCGCGCCCCCGTCCTCGGCGGTGCCGTGGTCGCCGCGGCCGGAGCCACCCGCCGCAGAGCCCCCGTCGTCTGGAGCGGCAAGGCCGCCCCCGGCGACGGAGCGGCCATGGGCGGGCTCCTCCAGGCCGTACGCGAAGCCGGCCGCGGCAACGACGGGTACGACGGCGGCGCCACCCAGGTCATCCCGCGCCTCGACCTGGCCCACGACCTCGCCGACGACACCCTCACCACCCCCACCGTCATCGGCCAGCGCACCTACGGCGCCCCCGACGAGACCCGCCCCCCGGCCGCCGTGCGGGACCTGCCGCGCGGGCTCGCCCACGGCGGCGGAGCCCCCGACCCCGGCACCGAATCCCGGCGCGGCGGCGACTCCCGCGGACAGGCCTCCTACTACCCGGGCCGCCGCATGAACCTCGGCGTCGTCCTGCTCCCGCTGCGCGTCTTCCTCGGCTTCATCTCCATCTACGCCGGCATGGGCAAGCTGTGCGACCCCGTCTACTTCGACGGCGGCGAGCGCGGCTCCATGGTCACCTGGCTGCACACCCTCCACCCCTGGGCCCTCGCCGAGCCCCTGCGCGACTTCGCCCTCGCGCACCCCGTCGGCGCCGGCCTGAGCGTGGCCTTCCTCCAGGTCATCGTCGGCGTCCTGACCGTCTTCGGGCTCTGGCAGCGGTTCGCCGCCTGCTTCGGGGCGCTGCTCTCCGCCGCTCTGCTGATGACCGTCAGCTGGAAGACCGTCCCCGCCTATGACGCGCCGGACATCATCTACCTCGCCGCCTGGAGCCCGCTGATCATCGCCGGCGCCCCCGTCTACTCCCTGGACGGACGCCTCGCCGGCGAGGCCTGGCGCACCCTCGGACCGCGCTCCGAGATCTGGCGGCTGCGTCGGCGCGTCCTGCGCCGCGGAGCCCTCATGGCCGGCGTCATCTGCGGGCTCACCCTGCTCGTCGGCTCGCTCCTCGGCGGGGCCGTCCGCTCCACCACCGTCGTCACCGTCCCCGGGCCCGGCCAGGCCCCCAGCAACTACCTGCCCGGCCGTCCGCTCCCGCAGGAGCCGGCCCGCCGGCCGCAGCAGCAGTCCCCGCAGCAGCCCGCCAAGTCCGCACAGCCCTCGGCCAGTGCCTCCGAACCCGCCGCGAAGTCCGGCAAGGGCGCCTCCGGCGGCCCCGCCCGCGAGACCGCCGGTACGGGCTCCCAGTCGCCCAGCGCCACCAAGGGCGCCACCGGCCGGCAGACCCCCCGCAGCACCCCCCGCCAGTCCGCCCCGCAGAAGCCGCCGGCCTCGTCCGGGAGCACCACCGGCGGCAGCAGCACCCCGACCAGGCAGCCCGGTCTGGTCGGAGGCCTTCTCGGCTGA